The Halogranum gelatinilyticum genome contains a region encoding:
- a CDS encoding ABC transporter substrate-binding protein, giving the protein MTDSNSLSRRRFLQATGGAASAVALAGCTDGGDGGSTDETTADDGGQETSEPSDGGNENYLQYINSTVTTFDPVASTDEASANVISNIHQTLVHYPRGEPQTEALLAADYSVSEDGLTYTFTLNEATFHNGDAVTADDLVYSWERLAASENTRRSSFLLDVLGVEHETETTTNGDGEEVETYAPGTLAIEPVSETEVEVTLSQPFASALGMIAYNAFAVHPENIVGDVPGYEGTMEYTEFATSNPVGCGPYELENWEQGTSVDITAFDDYYGEGPVNDGVHWQIIEDPDAQWTYTMEKNADAFGIPTSKYDPSLVSVEETDDQGRELGTYGPVRNDSTLNYSGISELVTYYIGFNMAAVPKPVRQAFAYAVNRDVIINEVFKQRGESAFHLTPPAIYPGGANAYNEHVESEYPYGVNESQLDEARRVMEEAGYGPDNRYELQWTQYQSSTWESMANILRDQLASAYIDMQIESAPFATLTQRGRQGNLEVYTLGWGADYPAPDNFLQLLNPEETITGGDTAPISYLNWTEENGSAAQEATEAWQTILNNKAPTDEAAEARAEAAVTMEEANWEDIGFINLYHPKGESFWYDWIDYQPPGAMGAANVMEKDIELTGSRE; this is encoded by the coding sequence ATGACAGACAGTAACAGCCTTTCACGCCGTCGCTTCTTGCAAGCGACGGGTGGTGCAGCTTCTGCGGTCGCGCTTGCCGGATGTACGGACGGCGGCGACGGCGGTAGTACGGACGAGACCACCGCGGATGACGGTGGTCAGGAGACCTCCGAGCCGTCGGACGGCGGCAACGAGAACTACCTCCAGTATATCAACTCGACGGTGACGACGTTCGACCCCGTCGCTTCGACCGACGAGGCGTCGGCGAACGTCATCAGCAACATCCACCAGACGCTGGTTCACTACCCGCGCGGTGAGCCGCAGACCGAAGCGCTTCTCGCAGCGGACTACAGCGTCTCCGAGGACGGCCTGACCTACACGTTCACCCTGAACGAGGCCACGTTCCACAACGGCGACGCAGTCACGGCGGACGACCTCGTGTACTCGTGGGAGCGACTCGCAGCCTCCGAGAACACGCGTCGTTCCTCCTTCCTGCTCGACGTCCTCGGCGTCGAACACGAGACGGAGACGACGACCAACGGCGACGGCGAGGAAGTCGAGACGTACGCGCCCGGCACGCTCGCCATCGAGCCGGTCAGCGAGACCGAAGTCGAGGTCACGCTCTCGCAGCCGTTCGCCTCCGCGCTCGGCATGATCGCGTACAACGCCTTCGCGGTCCACCCGGAGAACATCGTCGGCGACGTCCCCGGCTACGAGGGGACGATGGAGTACACCGAGTTCGCGACGAGCAACCCGGTCGGCTGTGGTCCGTACGAGCTCGAAAACTGGGAACAGGGTACCTCCGTCGACATCACGGCCTTCGACGACTACTACGGCGAGGGCCCGGTGAACGACGGCGTTCACTGGCAGATCATCGAGGACCCCGACGCACAGTGGACGTACACGATGGAGAAGAACGCCGACGCGTTCGGTATCCCGACCTCGAAGTACGACCCGAGCCTCGTCAGTGTCGAGGAGACCGACGACCAGGGCCGCGAACTCGGTACCTACGGTCCGGTCCGTAACGACTCGACGCTGAACTACTCGGGCATCTCGGAGCTCGTCACCTACTACATCGGCTTCAACATGGCCGCCGTGCCGAAGCCGGTCCGCCAGGCGTTCGCCTACGCGGTCAACCGTGACGTCATCATCAACGAAGTGTTCAAGCAGCGCGGCGAGTCCGCGTTCCACCTCACGCCGCCGGCCATCTACCCCGGTGGCGCGAACGCGTACAACGAACACGTCGAAAGCGAGTATCCGTACGGTGTCAACGAGTCGCAGCTCGACGAAGCACGCCGCGTCATGGAAGAGGCCGGCTACGGCCCGGACAACCGCTACGAGCTCCAGTGGACGCAGTACCAGTCCTCGACGTGGGAGTCGATGGCGAACATCCTGCGCGACCAGCTCGCGTCGGCCTACATCGACATGCAGATCGAGAGCGCGCCGTTCGCGACGCTGACGCAGCGTGGCCGCCAGGGCAACCTCGAAGTCTACACGCTCGGGTGGGGTGCTGACTACCCCGCACCGGACAACTTCCTGCAGCTGCTCAACCCCGAAGAGACCATCACCGGTGGCGACACCGCCCCGATCTCCTACCTCAACTGGACGGAGGAGAACGGGTCGGCCGCACAGGAAGCCACGGAAGCGTGGCAGACGATCCTCAACAACAAGGCCCCGACCGACGAGGCCGCCGAGGCACGTGCCGAGGCAGCCGTCACGATGGAAGAGGCCAACTGGGAGGACATCGGCTTCATCAACCTCTACCACCCGAAGGGTGAGTCGTTCTGGTACGACTGGATCGACTACCAGCCGCCGGGTGCAATGGGCGCAGCCAACGTGATGGAGAAGGACATCGAACTGACGGGTTCGCGCGAGTAA
- a CDS encoding PPC domain-containing DNA-binding protein has product MNYREVTASREFVARLEHGADWREEIEEFAAREGIDAAWFTAMGAVQDAEIWFYDQDDQEYQSVSFDEPLEVASCVGNISLLDDGHFAHTHAVLSRRSGQALAGHLDSATVFAGEVFLRAFDEPLEREHDDVTDLDLWL; this is encoded by the coding sequence ATGAACTACCGGGAGGTCACGGCGAGTCGCGAGTTCGTCGCGCGGCTCGAACACGGTGCGGACTGGCGCGAGGAGATCGAGGAGTTCGCCGCCCGCGAAGGCATCGACGCCGCGTGGTTCACCGCGATGGGCGCGGTGCAAGATGCAGAGATCTGGTTCTACGACCAGGACGACCAGGAGTATCAGTCGGTCTCGTTCGACGAACCGCTCGAAGTCGCCTCCTGCGTCGGCAACATCTCGCTACTGGACGATGGGCACTTCGCACACACTCACGCCGTCCTCTCGCGTCGGAGCGGGCAGGCACTCGCTGGCCATCTCGACTCGGCGACGGTCTTCGCCGGTGAGGTCTTCCTCCGCGCGTTCGACGAACCCCTGGAACGCGAGCACGACGACGTGACCGACCTCGACCTGTGGCTGTGA
- a CDS encoding DUF7556 family protein: protein MATDTTTVDVSAPEVMASVDSTSHSEELVIADITRDDAWLSLRASDAPTLDDWR, encoded by the coding sequence ATGGCGACAGACACGACCACCGTCGACGTGTCGGCTCCCGAGGTCATGGCCTCGGTGGACTCCACCTCTCACTCGGAGGAGCTCGTCATCGCGGACATTACTCGCGATGATGCGTGGCTGTCGCTTCGAGCGTCTGACGCCCCCACCCTCGACGACTGGCGGTAG